One genomic region from Nymphaea colorata isolate Beijing-Zhang1983 chromosome 10, ASM883128v2, whole genome shotgun sequence encodes:
- the LOC116261903 gene encoding probable carboxylesterase 2, whose translation MDSSPSADIKFEFFPFVRVYKDGRVQRIFTTQLVPAGLHPETGITSKDVVVCPETGVSVRLYLPPLSDPSKKVPIVVYFHGGGFCVESSRSRSHHAFCNAFVAQAGVLAVSVDYRLAPEYPVPIAHFDSWAALQWVARQAGAGEVAEPWLRDHGDFDRIYLAGGSAGANLAHHLAMAASGHPVFGPLPEDDVPVSIHGLVLLHPFFAGWSLSEDEELRQWQIKANKMWVLTCPSAEKSGTDHPLVNLTSPEAPKLSLLQCRRVIVFLAGKDRLGNGARQYNEILRGGEWGGVVEMVEHKEEDHVFHIMKPDCENAKDLIQRVALFINGD comes from the coding sequence ATGGATTCATCACCATCTGCCGATATCAAGTTCGAGTTCTTCCCTTTCGTCCGCGTCTACAAGGACGGTCGGGTGCAGAGGATCTTCACCACCCAACTTGTCCCTGCCGGCCTCCACCCTGAGACCGGCATCACCTCCAAGGACGTCGTCGTCTGCCCGGAGACCGGAGTTTCTGTTCGCCTCTACCTCCCTCCCCTTTCCGATCCCAGCAAGAAGGTCCCCATTGTCGTGTATTTCCACGGCGGCGGCTTCTGCGTCGAGTCTTCCAGATCCCGCTCCCACCACGCCTTTTGCAATGCCTTCGTCGCCCAGGCTGGAGTCCTCGCCGTCTCCGTCGACTACCGCCTCGCGCCGGAGTACCCCGTCCCAATCGCCCACTTCGATTCGTGGGCGGCCCTCCAATGGGTGGCGCGCCAAGCCGGGGCAGGGGAGGTAGCAGAGCCGTGGCTGAGGGACCACGGCGACTTCGACCGGATTTACTTGGCCGGCGGCAGCGCGGGCGCCAACCTTGCCCACCACCTCGCGATGGCTGCCAGCGGTCATCCGGTTTTCGGACCTCTGCCGGAGGATGACGTCCCGGTCTCGATTCACGGTTTGGTCCTGCTCCACCCTTTCTTCGCCGGGTGGTCGTTGTCCGAGGATGAGGAATTGCGGCAGTGGCAAATCAAGGCGAACAAGATGTGGGTACTCACATGCCCATCGGCCGAAAAGTCCGGTACCGACCACCCTCTTGTTAACCTCACCTCGCCGGAAGCGCCGAAACTCTCGCTGCTCCAGTGCCGCCGGGTAATCGTGTTCCTCGCCGGAAAGGACCGCCTGGGGAACGGGGCGCGACAGTACAACGAGATATTGCGAGGCGGCGAGTGGGGTGGAGTGGTGGAGATGGTGGAGCATAAGGAGGAGGACCATGTCTTCCATATCATGAAGCCTGACTGTGAGAACGCGAAGGACCTTATCCAGAGAGTGGCACTGTTCATTAATGGCGACTGA